In a single window of the Notamacropus eugenii isolate mMacEug1 chromosome 4, mMacEug1.pri_v2, whole genome shotgun sequence genome:
- the ATP5F1A gene encoding ATP synthase subunit alpha, mitochondrial, with product MLSVRVAAALARALPRQAGLVSRNALGAAFVAARNLHSSNSHLQKSGTAEVSSILEERILGADTSVDLEETGRVLSIGDGIARVHGLRNVQAEEMVEFSSGLKGMSLNLEPDNVGVVVFGNDKLIKEGDIVKRTGAIVDVPVGEELLGRVVDALGNAIDGKGPIGSKTRRRVGLKAPGIIPRISVREPMQTGIKAVDSLVPIGRGQRELIIGDRQTGKTSIAIDTIINQKRFNDGTDEKKKLYCIYVAIGQKRSTVAQLVKRLTDADAMKYTIVVSATASDAAPLQYLAPYSGCSMGEYFRDNGKHALIIYDDLSKQAVAYRQMSLLLRRPPGREAYPGDVFYLHSRLLERAAKMNDAFGGGSLTALPVIETQAGDVSAYIPTNVISITDGQIFLETELFYKGIRPAINVGLSVSRVGSAAQTRAMKQVAGTMKLELAQYREVAAFAQFGSDLDAATQQLLSRGVRLTELLKQGQYAPMAIEEQVAVIYAGVRGYLDKLEPSKITKFESAFLAHVISQHQSLLGNIRTDGKISEQSDAKLKEIVTNFLAGFEP from the exons ATGCTGTCTGTACGCGTCGCCGCTGCCTTGGCTCGCGCCCTCCCCCGCCAAGCCGGGCTG GTCTCTAGAAATGCCTTGGGGGCAGCCTTTGTTGCAGCCAGGAACCTCCATTCCTCTAACAGCCACCTTCAGAAGTCTG GCACTGCTGAAGTATCCTCCATTCTGGAAGAGCGTATTTTGGGAGCTGACACCTCTGTTGATCTTGAAGAAACTGGGCGAGTCCTATCTATTGGTGATGGTATTGCCCGTGTTCATGGGCTAAGAAATGTTCAGGCAGAAGAAATGGTGGAATTTTCGTCAGGCCTTAAG GGTATGTCTCTGAACTTGGAACCTGACAATGTTGGTGTTGTCGTGTTTGGTAATGACAAACTGATTAAAGAAGGAGATATTGTGAAGAGAACAGGAGCAATTGTGGATGTTCCTGTTGGTGAAGAGCTATTGGGCCGTGTTGTAGATGCCCTGGGCAATGCTATTGATGGAAAG GGTCCAATTGGTTCCAAAACTCGTCGAAGAGTTGGTCTGAAGGCCCCTGGAATCATTCCCAGAATTTCTGTGCGTGAGCCCATGCAGACTGGCATTAAGGCTGTGGATAGCTTGGTACCAATTGGCCGTGGTCAGCGTGAGCTGATTATTGGTGACAGACAGACTGG CAAAACATCAATTGCTATTGATACAATTATTAATCAGAAACGCTTTAATGATggaactgatgaaaagaagaaGCTGTACTGTATTTATGTTGCTATTGGTCAGAAGAGATCCACTGTTGCTCAGCTGGTGAAGAGACTTACAGATGCAG ATGCCATGAAGTACACCATCGTGGTTTCAGCCACTGCATCTGATGCTGCCCCACTTCAGTACTTGGCTCCTTATTCTGGCTGCTCTATGGGAGAATATTTCCGAGATAATGGCAAACATGCTCTAATTATCTATGATGACTTATCCAAACAG GCTGTTGCCTACCGCCAGATGTCTCTGTTGCTCCGTCGTCCTCCTGGTCGTGAGGCTTATCCTGGTGATGTGTTCTACCTGCACTCCCGTCTGCTGGAGAGAGCAGCCAAAATGAATGACGCTTTTGGAGGAGGCTCTTTGACTGCCCTTCCAGTCATTGAAACACAAGCTGGTGATGTGTCAGCCTACATTCCAACAAATGTCATCTCCATCACTGATGGACAG ATTTTCTTGGAAACAGAATTGTTTTACAAAGGTATCCGCCCTGCCATTAATGTTGGTCTGTCTGTGTCCCGTGTCGGATCAGCTGCTCAAACCAGGGCTATGAAACAG GTGGCAGGTACCATGAAGTTGGAGTTGGCTCAGTATCGTGAGGTGGCTGCTTTTGCTCAGTTTGGTTCTGATCTAGATGCTGCTACTCAACAACTGCTGAGTCGTGGTGTGCGTCTGACTGAGTTGCTGAAACAAGGACAGTATG ctcccaTGGCAATTGAAGAACAGGTGGCAGTCATCTACGCTGGTGTACGAGGATATCTGGACAAACTGGAACCCAGCAAAATCACCAAATTTGAGAGTGCTTTCTTAGCTCATGTCATCAGCCAACATCAGTCCCTCTTGGGTAATATCAG GACTGATGGAAAGATCTCAGAACAGTCAGATGCGAAATTGAAGGAAATTGTCACAAACTTcttggctggatttgaaccttaA